Within Candidatus Rokuibacteriota bacterium, the genomic segment CCGGCGGAAGCCGCGCAAGGGCAAGAACCCGCGCACGGGGCAGCCCATGAACGTGGTGGGAGGCAGGACACCGCGGTTCCGGCCCTCCAAGGAGCTCAAGCGAGCCGTCCGCTAGTCTTTTCTCTTTTGGCGAGCGCCCCGCATCGCGTAGAATCCTCGATGGTGCGCTCGATCCTGACGCTCGGCCTCATGCTCTGGCTGGTGGCGGCGCCCGCCTGGGCCCAGAACGGCCACACCCCGGCCCTCAGCGCCGAGGCCGTCCTGCTCCTCGACTCGGGCGGCAAGGTGCTTTTCTCCAGGAACGCGGCCGAGGATCACGCCCCCGCCAGCCTCGTGAAGCTCATGACGCTCTATCTCGCCTACGAGGAGCTGGAGTCCGGGCGCGCCCAGTGGGAGGAACCGGTGACCATCAGCCGCCGCGCCGCCGAGACCCCGCGCTACCGGATGGGGTTGCGCGCGGGGGAGACCGTCTCCCTCGGCACGCTCCTGGAGGGCGTGGCCATCGCCTCGGCCAACGATGCCGCCACGGCGGTGTCGGAGCATCTCGGCGGTGCCGAGGAGGAGTTCGTCATCCGCATGAACGCCAAGGCCGCGGGGCTGGGGCTCGCCTCCACGCACTTCGCCAACGCCCACGGGCTGCCGGATCCCCAGCAACGCACGACGGCGCAGGACATCGCCACACTCATCGGGCGGCTCGTCCAGGACCACCCCACCTCGCGCACCGTCCTCGGGGGCAAGAACTTCATCTACCGGGGCCGGGTCTACAGCCGGCGCATCCCGCTCTTCGACGATCCGGGCGGCGTGCAGGCGCTCAAGACCGGCTTCACCAACGAGGCGGGATACAACCTGGCCGTGGCAGCGTGGCGCGCGGGCCAGCGCTTCCTCCTCGTGGTCCTCGGCGCGCAGACCCGGAGCCTCTCCTTCCGTGACGCAAAACGGCTCCTCCAGTACGGCTTCAGCGCCAACGGCCTCGAGCTAGGCGAGGAGCCCAGGCGCCCGGCCCCCGCGCGCCGGCTTCTCCCCCGCCGGCCGAGCGCATCGCTCTCCACCGCGGGCTGAGCGGGCGCCGCCTGGAGGCCCGCCGATGTGGAGACCCCACACCCTCGTCGTCGGCGCTCACAGGACGCTCGCCAGCGTCCGCTCGGTGGTCGGGGCCGGACACGCCGCAGGCCCCTGAGGGCGCTGGAGCCTCACGCCCGCCAGACGAGAGCGGGATGGGCAGGGCGACGGGCCGGGTGATCCTGGAGGCGCCGGGCGTGGCGAGGATGAACCGGCCGGGATGACGCCCGCCTACTTCTTGGCGAGCCTCTTCTTCTTCACGTAGGCCCAGATCTTCTTCGTCATCTCGGAAGGGCCGATGGGCGCCGAACCCATGACGGACTCCAGCGTGTCGCTGCAGCCCTTGAAATTGATCGAATAGCCTCCGAATGCCGCCTTCTTTGCCTTCGCCATTCTCAAGCCTCCCTCGAGTGGGTTTGGGGATTCGCCGCCCGGCGCCTCCCGATCCGGTTGAGGGTATTATCCTCAAGCGCCGAGGGAGGGCAAGCGAAAAATACTATCGGTGGGGCTGTCCCCACGAGGGAGTCACTACCCGGTGGGGGTATACCCCCCCTGGGGTCACCTGGCCCGCCACCCCCCGTCCACCGCCAGGGCATGCCCGGTGATGTAGGCTGCGGCGTCGGAGGCGAGGAAGCAGGCCGCAGCGGCGATCTCCTCCGCGGTGCCCCGCCGGCCGGCCGGCGTGACGGCCCGCACCTGCTCGTCGCTCACGGCGATGCCGCGGCCGCTCATGTCGGGGGTGCCAGGGCCGAGGATCTCCCGTGAGTGGGCGCGGAACTCGGTGAGCACCACGCCCGGACAGATGGCGTTCACCGTGATGCCACGCCCCGAGTACGCCACCGCCATCTGCCGCGTGAGGCCGACCACGCCGTGCTTGGCCGCGACATAAGCGGCTCCCCCGCCCGTGCCGCCCAGCCCGGCCGCCGAGGCCATGTTGATGATCCGCCCCCGCCCGCGCGGCAGCATCTCGCGCAGCGCGCGCTTGCAGCCGAGGAAGACCCCAGTGAGGTTGATGTCCACCACTCGGCGCCACAGGGCCTCGTCCATCTCGTCCACGCTCCAGTACCCATCGAGGACTCCGGCGTTGTTCACCATGATCTCCAACGGCCCCAGCGCCTCGCAGGCCGCCGTCACCGCTCGGTCCACGTCGGCGGAGCGGCTCGTGTCGGCCTGGAGCGCCAGCGCCCGGCTGCCTGTCCCGCCGAGGAGCCGCACCGTCTCCCGCGCCCGCGCCTCGTCAATGTCCACGACGGCGAGGCGTGCCCCCAGCTCGCCCAGCGCTTGCGCGATGGCGCGCCCGATCCCTGCCCCCGCCCCGGTCACCACCGCAACCCTATCCGTGAGGCTCATACGCACGCTCCCGCCCCCCCGTTCGCCCGAGACAGATCAGATCCCGAGCGCGTAGCCGTCGCGCCGGGGGTCGGCGCCGGCCATGAGCGCTCCCGACTCCGGGTCGCGGGCGATGCCCTGCCCGCCGCCGACGATCCACGACCAGTCCTCGATGACGTTGATCTGATGGCCGCGTCCCGCCAGGGCATCCCGGGTCTCGACGGCGAGGCGCCCCTCGGCGTCCACCAGGCGGTCGCGATAGACGCGCACGCGGGGCGCCTCGATGGCTTCCTGGACGTTCAGGCCGAACTCGAGCACGTTCAGGAGCATCTGCGTCGTGGCCTGCAGAATGCCGTAGGAGCCGGGCGTGCCGATGGACAGGGAGAAGGCGCCGTCCGTGAAGACCTGGGTGGGCGACATCATTGTCCCCGCCTTCTTGCCCGGGCGAAGGACATTGGGGGACTCCGGGTCACGGTCCATCCACTTGAGGATATTGTTCAGCACGAGTCCCGTGCCGGGCACGGCGAAGCCCGAGCCGAACGGCGCCCCGAGGGTCTGGGTGACGGAGACCACCGTCCCCTCGGCATCCGCGCAGGCGAAATGGGTGGTCTGCTCGTGGGCGAACCGAGCACAGGACGGTAGGCAAGTCGATGAGGCGGCATGAAGGTCTGGTGTCGGGAACGAGGTCAGCGTCGAGCCAGGGCCTCGGCGACCGCGCCGGTGAGCTTGGCCACGTCGAAGGGCTTGCTGATGAGCCCATCCACCCGGACACCGTCCGGCGTCTCGACCACCTCGCCCCAGCCGGTCAGGAGTAGCACCGGGACGTCCGCGCCTTGGGCGCGGATGGCCCGCACCACGTCCCAGCCCGTCATGTCCGGCATTCCCAGGTCGGTGATGACGAGATCGAAGTGCCCGGCCCGGAACAGCTCGACCCCCTCGCGCCCGCCCGTGGCCGCTGTCACGCGGTGTCCCTTCGAGGCCAGCACGTCGACCACCAGCTCGCGCACGGGGGCCTCGTCGTCGATGATCAGCACCGTGCCCGTCCGCGCCGGCCGGGGCGGCGCAGGTGGCGCGGTGGGGACCGCCGGCGCCGCGGGGGCCAGCGGGAGCCAGAAGGAGACGGTGGTCCCCCGCCCCTCCGCGCTCTCCACCGTGATGTCCCCGCCGTGGCGGCGGACAGTCCCGTAGGCGACGGCGAGCCCGAGGCCCGTGCTCTTCACTCCCTTCGTGGTGAAGAAGGGCTC encodes:
- a CDS encoding D-alanyl-D-alanine carboxypeptidase; protein product: MVRSILTLGLMLWLVAAPAWAQNGHTPALSAEAVLLLDSGGKVLFSRNAAEDHAPASLVKLMTLYLAYEELESGRAQWEEPVTISRRAAETPRYRMGLRAGETVSLGTLLEGVAIASANDAATAVSEHLGGAEEEFVIRMNAKAAGLGLASTHFANAHGLPDPQQRTTAQDIATLIGRLVQDHPTSRTVLGGKNFIYRGRVYSRRIPLFDDPGGVQALKTGFTNEAGYNLAVAAWRAGQRFLLVVLGAQTRSLSFRDAKRLLQYGFSANGLELGEEPRRPAPARRLLPRRPSASLSTAG
- a CDS encoding SDR family oxidoreductase encodes the protein MSLTDRVAVVTGAGAGIGRAIAQALGELGARLAVVDIDEARARETVRLLGGTGSRALALQADTSRSADVDRAVTAACEALGPLEIMVNNAGVLDGYWSVDEMDEALWRRVVDINLTGVFLGCKRALREMLPRGRGRIINMASAAGLGGTGGGAAYVAAKHGVVGLTRQMAVAYSGRGITVNAICPGVVLTEFRAHSREILGPGTPDMSGRGIAVSDEQVRAVTPAGRRGTAEEIAAAACFLASDAAAYITGHALAVDGGWRAR
- a CDS encoding gamma-glutamyltransferase translates to MGRGGRDAGRCPGGWAHQQALRRGQAHRRGRRGPGSTLTSFPTPDLHAASSTCLPSCARFAHEQTTHFACADAEGTVVSVTQTLGAPFGSGFAVPGTGLVLNNILKWMDRDPESPNVLRPGKKAGTMMSPTQVFTDGAFSLSIGTPGSYGILQATTQMLLNVLEFGLNVQEAIEAPRVRVYRDRLVDAEGRLAVETRDALAGRGHQINVIEDWSWIVGGGQGIARDPESGALMAGADPRRDGYALGI
- a CDS encoding response regulator, yielding MAVILGRTQLLLMREPPQQMIQSLKTIERAVVDAADTVRRIQAFGRTDRGEAWSAELDVNAVVREGIQLTRPRWEHEAQVKGARVEIVFEPGSLPGASGRAAELREVIASLILNAVDAMPNGGRISIRTSRVGDRAVVFVQDTGVGMSGEVKRRAFEPFFTTKGVKSTGLGLAVAYGTVRRHGGDITVESAEGRGTTVSFWLPLAPAAPAVPTAPPAPPRPARTGTVLIIDDEAPVRELVVDVLASKGHRVTAATGGREGVELFRAGHFDLVITDLGMPDMTGWDVVRAIRAQGADVPVLLLTGWGEVVETPDGVRVDGLISKPFDVAKLTGAVAEALARR